In Kitasatospora viridis, one DNA window encodes the following:
- a CDS encoding DedA family protein, protein MNLTALVAAAGFWSYALVFGVTAGETSAFIGVVLPSETVVLFAAALSSRGLLNPYLLALAVIAGGIIGDSTGYWLGRLFGKRLDQPKERRRIKPGGRVERATGYLRRHGGPAVFTGRFIGFVRSFVPFTAGAARMPYRRFLGYSAAASVIWGSLNITAGYFLGASASGLLHTAGIAGAVALAAAVLITLGALGWRRRRRLARDEAGQEPRSMAAPGPGPAETDEPTDAGEPGGPVSPRGPGGPAGSGGSAGSTGPAGPDEESAGDRALAAHGATRKHA, encoded by the coding sequence GTGAACCTCACCGCACTGGTGGCGGCTGCCGGGTTCTGGTCCTACGCGCTCGTCTTCGGCGTGACCGCCGGCGAGACCAGCGCCTTCATCGGTGTGGTGCTCCCCAGCGAGACGGTGGTGCTGTTCGCCGCCGCGCTCTCCAGCCGGGGCCTGCTCAACCCCTACCTGCTCGCCCTGGCGGTGATAGCCGGCGGGATCATCGGGGACAGCACCGGCTACTGGCTCGGGCGGCTGTTCGGCAAGCGGCTGGACCAGCCCAAGGAGCGGCGCCGGATCAAGCCGGGCGGCCGGGTCGAGCGGGCCACCGGCTACCTGCGCCGGCACGGCGGGCCGGCCGTCTTCACCGGGCGGTTCATCGGGTTCGTGCGCTCGTTCGTGCCGTTCACGGCCGGTGCGGCCCGGATGCCGTACCGCAGGTTCCTCGGCTACAGTGCCGCGGCCTCGGTGATCTGGGGCTCCCTCAACATCACCGCGGGCTACTTCCTCGGCGCCTCCGCGAGCGGCCTGCTGCACACGGCGGGCATCGCGGGCGCGGTCGCGCTCGCCGCGGCCGTGCTGATCACGCTGGGCGCGCTCGGGTGGCGCCGGCGGCGGCGCCTGGCCCGCGACGAGGCCGGGCAAGAGCCGCGGTCGATGGCGGCACCGGGCCCGGGCCCGGCGGAAACCGACGAGCCGACCGATGCGGGCGAGCCGGGCGGCCCGGTCAGCCCGCGCGGCCCCGGCGGCCCGGCGGGCTCGGGCGGCTCAGCGGGCTCGACCGGCCCGGCGGGCCCGGACGAGGAGTCGGCCGGGGACCGGGCACTCGCGGCCCACGGCGCGACCCGCAAGCACGCCTGA
- a CDS encoding SDR family NAD(P)-dependent oxidoreductase: MTEQPYRRFQGRVALVTGAASGIGAATARRLAAEGASVLAVDIADAAGAALVDRITRDGGSAEYRHGDVASPALWAELAEHLEQRHGRLDVLHGNAYTVVVKPAHEQTEDEWDRQLAVNLKANWLAVRALAGLLDASGGSIVLTSSVHALVGLPGHPAYAAAKGALTALGRQLAVEYGPRVRVNTVLPGPVMTPAWDRVDEAGRAGSAAETVVGRLGTPEEVAAAVAFLASADASFITGASLVVDGGWSVVKASA, from the coding sequence ATGACCGAGCAGCCCTACCGAAGGTTCCAGGGCCGGGTGGCCCTCGTCACCGGCGCCGCGAGCGGCATCGGCGCCGCCACCGCCCGGCGGCTCGCCGCCGAGGGCGCGAGCGTGCTCGCCGTGGACATCGCCGACGCGGCCGGTGCGGCCCTGGTCGACCGGATCACCCGGGACGGCGGCAGCGCCGAGTACCGGCACGGCGACGTCGCCTCCCCCGCGCTCTGGGCCGAGCTGGCCGAGCACCTGGAACAGCGCCACGGCCGGCTCGACGTGCTGCACGGCAACGCCTACACCGTGGTGGTCAAGCCGGCCCACGAGCAGACCGAGGACGAGTGGGACCGCCAGCTCGCGGTCAACCTCAAGGCGAACTGGCTCGCCGTCCGGGCACTGGCCGGGCTGCTGGACGCCAGCGGCGGCTCGATCGTGCTGACCTCCTCGGTGCACGCCCTGGTCGGCCTGCCCGGCCACCCCGCCTACGCCGCCGCCAAGGGCGCGCTGACCGCGCTGGGCCGCCAGCTCGCCGTCGAGTACGGCCCCCGGGTGCGGGTGAACACGGTGCTGCCCGGGCCGGTCATGACCCCCGCCTGGGACCGGGTGGACGAGGCGGGCCGGGCCGGCAGCGCCGCCGAGACCGTGGTCGGGCGGCTGGGCACCCCGGAGGAGGTGGCCGCCGCGGTCGCCTTCCTCGCCTCCGCCGACGCCTCCTTCATCACCGGCGCGAGCCTGGTGGTCGACGGCGGCTGGTCCGTCGTCAAGGCCTCCGCCTGA
- a CDS encoding FadR/GntR family transcriptional regulator: protein MHHPARGLHGQAVEIIGTRIVNGGHPPGSPLYPEQLETELGVSKTVVREALRVLAAKGLIESRQKRGTFVRPRADWNLLDPDLLRWQGRDAPDSGFLGNLAEVRAIVEPAGARLAAQRRDQHDLARLDDALERMAAAGDDVRAVVEADLLFHRALLAAAHNELLTRMEVVIEAGLQVRDQLVHSDGRCPDAVPAHRAVLDAVRAGDPQTAGAAVERLLAQADADLARALGSRREDAQRQDARREEAR, encoded by the coding sequence ATGCACCACCCCGCCCGCGGGCTGCACGGCCAGGCCGTGGAGATCATCGGCACCCGCATCGTCAACGGCGGCCACCCGCCCGGCTCGCCGCTGTACCCGGAGCAGTTGGAGACCGAACTGGGCGTCAGCAAGACCGTGGTCCGGGAGGCGCTGCGGGTGCTGGCGGCCAAGGGGCTGATCGAGTCGCGGCAGAAGCGCGGCACCTTCGTGCGCCCGCGCGCGGACTGGAACCTGCTCGACCCCGACCTGCTGCGCTGGCAGGGCCGGGACGCACCGGACAGCGGCTTCCTGGGCAACCTGGCCGAGGTGCGGGCGATCGTCGAGCCGGCCGGCGCCCGGCTGGCCGCGCAGCGCCGCGACCAGCACGACCTGGCCCGGCTGGACGACGCGCTGGAGCGGATGGCCGCGGCCGGCGACGACGTCCGTGCCGTCGTCGAGGCCGACCTGCTCTTCCACCGCGCGCTGCTGGCCGCCGCGCACAACGAGCTGCTCACCCGGATGGAAGTGGTGATCGAGGCCGGCCTGCAGGTCCGCGACCAGCTGGTGCACTCCGACGGCCGCTGCCCCGACGCGGTGCCCGCGCACCGGGCCGTGCTGGACGCGGTGCGGGCCGGCGACCCGCAGACGGCCGGCGCGGCGGTGGAGCGGCTGCTCGCCCAGGCCGACGCCGACCTGGCCCGGGCACTGGGCTCGCGGCGAGAGGACGCCCAGCGCCAGGACGCGCGGCGGGAGGAGGCGCGATGA
- the dgoD gene encoding galactonate dehydratase → MRITSLETFLVAPRWLFLKVGTDEGVTGWGEPVVEGRAATVRTAVHELADQLVGQDPLRIEHHWQVLSKGGFYRGGPVLSSAVAGIDQALWDIAGKVHGVPVHQLLGGHVRDRARVYAWIGGDEPAELAEQARAQVEAGFTAVKLNGSGRLRPIDSQAQTRAVLERAAAVREVLGPERDFAIDFHGRVSPAMARRLLPLLEPLHPLFVEEPVLPEHAGELRRLAQSTAVPLACGERLYSRWDFREVLASGLAVAQPDVSHAGGISEVRRIAALAELHGVALAPHCPLGPIALAASLQLAFAVPNFLIQEQSLGIHYHAGAELLDYLVDPAPFRFTDGHAARPTGPGLGIEIDEAAVRRAAELGHRWRNPVWFDADGGFAEW, encoded by the coding sequence ATGAGGATCACCTCGCTGGAGACCTTCCTGGTCGCCCCGCGCTGGCTCTTCCTGAAGGTCGGCACCGACGAGGGCGTGACCGGCTGGGGCGAGCCGGTGGTCGAGGGGCGGGCCGCGACGGTGCGGACGGCCGTGCACGAGCTGGCCGACCAGCTGGTGGGCCAGGACCCGCTGCGGATCGAGCACCACTGGCAGGTGCTCAGCAAGGGCGGCTTCTACCGGGGCGGGCCGGTGCTCTCCAGCGCGGTGGCCGGCATCGACCAGGCGCTCTGGGACATCGCCGGCAAGGTGCACGGGGTGCCGGTGCACCAGTTGCTCGGCGGCCACGTCCGGGACCGGGCCCGGGTGTACGCCTGGATCGGCGGGGACGAGCCGGCCGAGCTGGCCGAGCAGGCCCGGGCGCAGGTCGAGGCCGGGTTCACGGCGGTCAAGCTGAACGGTTCGGGCCGGCTCCGGCCGATCGACAGCCAGGCGCAGACCCGGGCGGTGCTGGAGCGCGCCGCCGCGGTGCGCGAAGTGCTCGGTCCGGAGCGGGACTTCGCGATCGACTTCCACGGCCGGGTGTCGCCGGCGATGGCCCGCCGGCTGCTGCCGCTGCTGGAGCCGCTGCACCCGCTCTTCGTCGAGGAACCGGTGCTGCCCGAACACGCGGGCGAGCTGCGGCGGTTGGCGCAGTCCACCGCCGTGCCGCTGGCCTGCGGCGAACGGCTGTACTCGCGCTGGGACTTCCGCGAGGTGCTGGCGAGCGGCCTGGCGGTGGCCCAGCCGGACGTCTCGCACGCCGGCGGCATCTCCGAGGTGCGGCGGATCGCCGCGCTCGCCGAACTGCACGGTGTCGCGCTCGCGCCGCACTGCCCGCTCGGTCCGATCGCGCTCGCCGCCAGCCTGCAACTCGCCTTCGCCGTGCCGAACTTCCTGATCCAGGAGCAGAGCCTCGGGATCCACTACCACGCCGGCGCCGAGCTGCTGGACTACCTGGTGGACCCGGCGCCGTTCCGCTTCACCGACGGCCACGCGGCCCGGCCCACCGGGCCCGGGCTCGGCATCGAGATCGACGAGGCCGCGGTGCGGCGGGCGGCCGAACTCGGGCACCGCTGGCGCAACCCGGTGTGGTTCGACGCGGACGGGGGGTTCGCCGAATGGTGA
- a CDS encoding bifunctional 4-hydroxy-2-oxoglutarate aldolase/2-dehydro-3-deoxy-phosphogluconate aldolase — MDLTRLPHRTLAIVRGNDPGAALRCVLALAEEGITACEVSLTTPDAFGVIRAARRELGPAALLGAGTVLTAADAERAAEAGAAFLVTPGAPTDPLVPGPLPVLVGALTPSEVIAAVHAGAAGIKLFPASLGGPDYLRALRAPFPGVPFLPVGGVDAATALAHLAAGAVAVGVGSPLVGDAADGGDLAALRARAAAWRARLADTGINSAAEEAR; from the coding sequence ATGGACTTGACCCGACTGCCGCACCGCACCCTCGCCATCGTCCGCGGCAACGACCCCGGGGCCGCGCTGCGCTGCGTGCTCGCCCTCGCCGAGGAGGGCATCACCGCCTGCGAGGTCTCGCTCACCACGCCCGACGCCTTCGGGGTGATCCGGGCGGCCCGCCGCGAGCTGGGGCCGGCGGCCCTGCTCGGCGCGGGCACCGTGCTGACCGCGGCGGACGCCGAGCGGGCCGCCGAGGCCGGCGCCGCCTTCCTGGTCACCCCCGGCGCGCCGACCGATCCGCTGGTGCCGGGCCCGCTGCCGGTGCTGGTCGGTGCCCTGACGCCCAGTGAGGTGATCGCCGCGGTCCACGCGGGCGCCGCCGGGATCAAGCTCTTCCCGGCCTCGCTCGGCGGCCCCGACTACCTGCGGGCGCTGCGCGCACCCTTCCCCGGGGTGCCGTTCCTGCCGGTCGGCGGCGTCGACGCCGCCACCGCGCTGGCCCACCTCGCGGCGGGGGCGGTGGCCGTCGGGGTCGGCTCGCCGCTGGTCGGCGACGCGGCGGACGGCGGCGACCTGGCCGCGCTGCGCGCCCGGGCCGCCGCCTGGCGGGCCCGCCTCGCCGACACCGGCATCAACTCCGCTGCGGAGGAGGCCCGGTGA
- a CDS encoding sugar kinase: MAALRATGPIRLGAPMELSVAGAEATVAIGLARLGHRAEWVGRVGDDEFGALVLRTLRAEQVGVAHVRVDRDGRPTGLLAREQRIGDLVRVSYHRAGSAGSALRPEEVLPALRAGVRVLHLTGITPALAPPAAEAVLAAARRARELGATVCLDVNYRARLWSTERAREVLVPLARLADLLVASAEELALVCAEPVADEPSAIAELLARGCREVVVTRGGDGASVSTAAGTVAVPARRVPVVDVVGAGDAFVAGYLSGLLDGLAPAERLHRATLTGAFAVAGRGDWEHLPNRAELALLDQPAGTTLR, from the coding sequence ATGGCCGCGCTGCGGGCCACCGGGCCGATCCGGCTGGGCGCGCCGATGGAGCTCTCGGTGGCCGGCGCCGAGGCCACCGTGGCGATCGGCCTGGCCCGGCTCGGCCACCGGGCCGAGTGGGTCGGCCGGGTGGGCGACGACGAGTTCGGCGCGCTGGTGCTGCGCACCCTGCGGGCCGAGCAGGTCGGGGTCGCGCACGTGCGGGTCGACCGGGACGGCCGGCCCACCGGGCTGCTCGCCCGGGAGCAGCGGATCGGCGACCTGGTCCGGGTCAGCTACCACCGCGCCGGCTCGGCCGGTTCCGCGCTGCGCCCCGAGGAGGTGCTGCCCGCGCTGCGGGCCGGTGTGCGGGTGCTGCACCTGACCGGGATCACCCCGGCGCTCGCCCCGCCCGCCGCCGAGGCGGTGCTGGCCGCCGCCCGGCGGGCCCGGGAGCTCGGCGCCACCGTCTGCCTGGACGTCAACTACCGTGCCCGGCTCTGGTCCACCGAGCGGGCCCGGGAGGTGCTGGTGCCGCTGGCCCGGTTGGCCGACCTGCTGGTGGCCTCGGCCGAGGAGCTGGCGCTGGTCTGCGCCGAGCCGGTAGCCGACGAGCCGTCAGCGATCGCCGAGCTGCTCGCCCGGGGCTGCCGCGAGGTGGTGGTGACCCGCGGCGGCGACGGGGCGAGCGTGAGCACCGCGGCGGGCACGGTCGCCGTGCCGGCCCGCCGGGTGCCCGTGGTGGACGTGGTCGGCGCGGGCGACGCGTTCGTGGCCGGCTACCTCTCCGGCCTGCTGGACGGGCTCGCCCCCGCCGAACGGCTGCACCGGGCCACCCTCACGGGCGCGTTCGCCGTGGCGGGCCGGGGCGACTGGGAACACCTGCCGAACCGGGCCGAGCTGGCACTGCTCGACCAGCCGGCCGGCACCACGCTGCGCTGA
- a CDS encoding SMP-30/gluconolactonase/LRE family protein has product MTTIEARTPAVHELGEGARWVAGRLVYVDLLAGRLLELAPGAREPRELLRLEVPLGAVAPVADRPGQWIATAGDGIALLAADGPPRWLARPERDSPVPTRMNDGVCDPQGRFWAASMPYDGRPGPGSLYRTDPDGSVHRVLTGLGIVNGPAVTADGGLLYLADSAAGRILRFTVTPDGGLADRTLFAQLPPGHEPDGMTVDREGCLWSAVWGGSAVHRYAPDGALREVLAVPVRQPTSVCLHPTDGRLFVTSARLGLTAPTGPAGAVLTVAVSATAPAARAFRLD; this is encoded by the coding sequence ATGACCACGATCGAGGCCCGCACCCCGGCCGTGCACGAGCTCGGCGAGGGCGCCCGCTGGGTGGCCGGCCGGCTGGTCTACGTCGACCTGCTCGCCGGCCGGCTGCTGGAGCTCGCCCCCGGAGCCCGGGAACCGCGCGAACTGCTGCGCCTGGAAGTGCCGTTGGGTGCCGTCGCGCCGGTGGCCGATCGACCCGGGCAGTGGATCGCGACGGCCGGGGACGGGATCGCGCTGCTCGCCGCGGACGGCCCGCCGCGCTGGCTGGCCCGGCCCGAGCGGGACTCCCCCGTGCCGACCCGGATGAACGACGGCGTCTGCGATCCGCAGGGCCGCTTCTGGGCCGCCAGCATGCCCTACGACGGCCGGCCGGGCCCCGGCTCGCTCTACCGCACCGACCCGGACGGCTCGGTGCACCGGGTGCTGACCGGCCTGGGCATCGTCAACGGCCCGGCGGTCACGGCGGACGGCGGGCTGCTCTACCTGGCGGACAGCGCGGCCGGACGGATCCTGCGGTTCACCGTCACGCCCGACGGCGGATTGGCCGACCGCACGCTGTTCGCGCAACTGCCGCCCGGGCACGAGCCGGACGGGATGACCGTGGACCGGGAGGGCTGCCTCTGGTCGGCGGTCTGGGGCGGCTCGGCGGTGCACCGCTACGCGCCCGACGGCGCCCTGCGGGAGGTGCTGGCGGTGCCGGTGCGGCAGCCGACCTCGGTCTGCCTGCACCCCACTGACGGCCGGCTGTTCGTCACCAGCGCCCGCCTCGGGCTCACCGCGCCGACCGGGCCGGCCGGCGCGGTGCTGACCGTGGCCGTCTCCGCGACGGCCCCGGCCGCGCGGGCCTTCAGGCTTGACTGA
- a CDS encoding NAD-dependent epimerase/dehydratase family protein: MRILILGGTSFVGRAIAEDALRTGAEVTLFGRGRTNPELFPQLSRRIGDRDTGDYRALAEGSWDAVVDVSGYLPHQVGEAMDALGDRVGRYLFISSHAVYVREGLAPGSDETTPRRSPVRVRTFEELDDDTYGRAKAACEDDVLARYGDRATIVRPGKVAGPHDPQDGLTYWVRRAARGGRVALPGRPEQPVQLVDSRDLARLVVQLIADDRPGAFHAVGPAEPTTLGELITTCARVAGSEVEIVPVPPVARELLFPLVRAEREQWPMQQRNPAKARAAGLPATPLAVTAADVLAWDRERGEPPLERGFTPEQEAALLAGI, translated from the coding sequence ATGCGAATCCTCATCCTTGGTGGTACCTCCTTCGTCGGCCGCGCGATCGCCGAGGACGCCCTGCGCACCGGCGCCGAGGTGACCCTGTTCGGTCGCGGCCGGACCAACCCCGAGCTCTTCCCGCAGCTGTCGAGGCGGATCGGCGACCGCGACACCGGCGACTACCGGGCCCTCGCGGAGGGCAGCTGGGACGCGGTGGTGGACGTCAGCGGCTACCTGCCGCACCAGGTCGGCGAGGCGATGGACGCGCTCGGCGACCGGGTGGGCCGCTACCTGTTCATCTCCAGCCACGCCGTCTACGTCCGCGAGGGCCTGGCGCCCGGGTCCGACGAGACCACCCCGCGCCGCTCCCCGGTGCGGGTGCGCACCTTCGAGGAGCTGGACGACGACACCTACGGCCGGGCCAAGGCGGCCTGCGAGGACGACGTGCTGGCCCGCTACGGCGACCGCGCCACCATCGTGCGCCCGGGAAAGGTCGCCGGCCCGCACGACCCGCAGGACGGACTCACCTACTGGGTGCGCCGGGCCGCGCGCGGCGGCCGGGTGGCGCTGCCGGGCCGGCCGGAGCAGCCGGTCCAGCTGGTCGACTCGCGTGACCTGGCCCGCCTGGTGGTGCAGCTGATCGCGGACGACCGGCCGGGCGCGTTCCACGCCGTGGGCCCGGCCGAGCCGACCACCCTGGGCGAGCTGATCACCACCTGCGCCCGGGTGGCGGGCAGCGAGGTGGAGATCGTGCCGGTGCCGCCGGTGGCGCGGGAGCTGCTCTTCCCGCTGGTCCGCGCCGAGCGGGAGCAGTGGCCGATGCAGCAGCGCAACCCCGCCAAGGCGCGGGCGGCGGGCCTGCCCGCCACTCCGCTCGCCGTCACCGCCGCCGACGTGCTCGCCTGGGACCGCGAGCGCGGCGAGCCGCCGCTGGAGCGCGGTTTCACCCCGGAGCAGGAGGCCGCGCTGCTGGCCGGTATCTGA
- a CDS encoding GNAT family N-acetyltransferase, whose protein sequence is MADWELRPATPADVEVLAELRAVTLRADLERLGVYDDHWVRQRLRERFVPAHSWVIEVAGELAGCVALRPAEDAHWLEHFYLSPQFQGGGVGGAVLGRLLADCDRDGHPVRLQMLQGSAARGLYERHGFTVETEDWADVWMVRAPVRPGGGVCEVSAPVQALTG, encoded by the coding sequence ATGGCGGATTGGGAACTGCGGCCGGCCACGCCGGCCGATGTCGAGGTGTTGGCCGAGCTGCGGGCCGTGACGCTGCGGGCGGACCTGGAACGGCTCGGGGTGTACGACGACCACTGGGTGCGGCAGCGGCTTCGCGAGCGGTTCGTGCCGGCGCACAGCTGGGTGATCGAGGTGGCCGGCGAGCTCGCGGGCTGCGTGGCGCTGCGGCCGGCCGAGGACGCCCACTGGCTGGAGCACTTCTACCTCTCGCCGCAGTTCCAGGGCGGCGGCGTCGGCGGCGCCGTGCTGGGGCGGCTGTTGGCGGACTGCGACCGCGACGGACACCCGGTCCGGCTGCAGATGCTGCAGGGCAGCGCGGCCCGCGGGCTGTACGAGCGGCACGGGTTCACCGTCGAGACCGAGGACTGGGCGGACGTGTGGATGGTCCGCGCGCCGGTCCGACCCGGCGGCGGGGTGTGCGAAGTGTCTGCCCCGGTCCAGGCGTTGACCGGGTGA
- a CDS encoding WD40 repeat domain-containing protein: protein MPVEDRDTPITDLAWLVTAEPADVLPALERADGDGERLTAAVYRASAHLHRDEPPAVRRQVLALDAARFGAPELSARLAAVPLHGAARPHWTVDWATGSLLDGRCLGVLKGGLGMVFSVTAVEFEGETLVLAGDGEGRARLWDASTGDPLGEPFPMHDGEVSALATAWREGLPVAVSVGADHLVRIWDLESDTPRSEPLRGHVAPVYAVATAELDGAWVALTAGWDLGIEIWDLATGRPTGKRLRGHGDRVYDLATAELDGRPIALSASWDGTVRAWDLRSGESLAELRGHDGRVYCVASAVVDGRPVAVSGGTDGTVRVWDLADGRQLGEPLTGHGDTVLSLTTTVLDGRPLAVSGGRDEVLRVWDLTTRQPVGTPLVGHQSPISSLTTTRLAGRPVVISASTDKTVRLWDLAAAAGDRRPGHTDQVLAATTTVLDGRPLAVTGGDDGTARVWDLGTGEPVGEPLDPPGDTVTALAVTGSALLTGGGMDGSAHRWELLGGAHAGGPFALHRDPVRGLAVLDVDGRTLAVSAGVDHDLRVWDAASGAAVLPPLTGHTDMVWDVAAAHVDGRPVAVSAGVDGTVRVWDLGTGRPVGKPRTGHEGPVFSVTTAVLDGRPVALTSGQDRTVRFWELGAGRGLFARAPRGELGEPLTRHRGGVWTVATTVLDGRPVALTGSGDGTVLEWDLTTRRTVGPPMRFPGPVIALALSADGQRLVVGFGREVAVLGRG, encoded by the coding sequence GTGCCAGTGGAGGACCGCGACACACCGATCACCGACCTGGCGTGGCTGGTGACGGCCGAACCCGCCGACGTGCTGCCCGCGTTGGAGCGCGCCGACGGCGACGGGGAGCGGCTGACGGCCGCCGTCTACCGGGCGTCGGCGCACCTGCACCGCGACGAACCCCCCGCCGTGCGGCGGCAGGTGCTCGCCCTGGACGCGGCCCGGTTCGGTGCGCCCGAACTGTCCGCGCGCCTCGCCGCCGTACCGCTGCACGGCGCCGCCCGGCCGCACTGGACGGTGGACTGGGCGACCGGCTCCCTGCTGGACGGCCGCTGCCTGGGCGTGCTCAAGGGCGGCCTGGGCATGGTCTTCTCGGTGACCGCCGTCGAGTTCGAGGGCGAGACGCTCGTCCTCGCCGGGGACGGCGAGGGCCGGGCCCGGCTCTGGGACGCGAGCACGGGCGACCCGCTGGGCGAGCCGTTCCCGATGCACGACGGTGAGGTGAGCGCGCTGGCGACGGCCTGGCGCGAGGGACTGCCGGTGGCGGTGAGCGTCGGCGCCGACCACCTCGTGCGGATCTGGGACCTGGAGTCGGACACGCCGCGGTCCGAGCCGCTGCGCGGGCACGTCGCGCCGGTGTACGCCGTCGCCACCGCCGAGTTGGACGGCGCCTGGGTGGCGCTGACCGCCGGCTGGGACCTGGGCATCGAGATCTGGGACCTGGCCACCGGCCGGCCCACCGGCAAGCGCCTGCGGGGGCACGGCGACCGCGTCTACGACCTGGCCACGGCCGAGCTGGACGGCCGCCCGATCGCGCTCTCGGCCAGCTGGGACGGCACCGTGCGGGCCTGGGACCTGCGCTCCGGCGAGAGCCTCGCCGAACTGCGCGGGCACGACGGGCGGGTGTACTGCGTCGCCTCGGCCGTCGTGGACGGCCGCCCGGTCGCCGTCAGCGGGGGCACCGACGGCACCGTGCGGGTCTGGGACCTGGCCGACGGCCGCCAGCTCGGTGAGCCGCTGACCGGGCACGGGGACACGGTGCTCTCGCTGACCACCACCGTGCTGGACGGCCGGCCACTGGCGGTCAGCGGCGGGCGCGACGAGGTGCTCCGAGTCTGGGACCTGACGACCCGTCAGCCTGTCGGCACCCCGCTGGTCGGACACCAGTCGCCGATCTCCTCGCTCACCACCACCCGGCTCGCGGGTCGACCCGTGGTGATCAGCGCGAGCACCGACAAGACGGTGCGGCTGTGGGACCTCGCGGCCGCCGCCGGCGACCGGCGCCCGGGCCACACCGACCAGGTGCTCGCCGCCACGACCACCGTGCTGGACGGCCGCCCGCTCGCCGTGACCGGCGGGGACGACGGCACGGCGCGGGTCTGGGACCTCGGCACCGGCGAGCCGGTGGGCGAGCCGCTCGACCCGCCCGGCGACACCGTCACCGCCCTCGCCGTCACCGGATCCGCCCTGCTCACCGGCGGCGGGATGGACGGCTCGGCGCACCGCTGGGAACTGCTCGGCGGCGCGCACGCCGGCGGCCCGTTCGCCCTGCACCGGGATCCGGTGCGCGGCCTGGCCGTGCTGGACGTCGACGGTCGCACCCTGGCCGTCAGCGCCGGCGTGGACCACGACCTGCGGGTCTGGGACGCGGCGTCCGGCGCCGCCGTGCTGCCGCCGCTGACCGGACACACCGACATGGTCTGGGACGTCGCGGCGGCGCACGTGGACGGCCGCCCGGTCGCGGTCAGCGCCGGGGTGGACGGCACGGTGCGGGTCTGGGACCTCGGCACCGGGCGGCCGGTCGGCAAGCCGCGCACCGGGCACGAGGGGCCGGTCTTCTCGGTCACCACGGCGGTGCTCGACGGCCGACCGGTCGCGCTCACCAGCGGCCAGGACCGCACCGTGCGGTTCTGGGAACTGGGCGCCGGGCGCGGCCTGTTCGCCCGGGCGCCGCGCGGCGAGCTCGGCGAGCCGCTGACCAGGCACCGCGGTGGCGTCTGGACGGTGGCGACCACCGTGCTGGACGGCCGCCCCGTGGCGCTGACCGGCAGCGGCGACGGCACGGTGCTCGAATGGGACCTGACGACCCGTCGGACCGTCGGACCGCCGATGCGGTTCCCCGGCCCGGTGATCGCGCTGGCCCTCTCCGCCGACGGGCAGCGGCTGGTCGTCGGCTTCGGGCGCGAGGTGGCGGTGCTGGGGCGAGGCTGA